Proteins encoded within one genomic window of Amphiura filiformis unplaced genomic scaffold, Afil_fr2py scaffold_67, whole genome shotgun sequence:
- the LOC140144624 gene encoding uncharacterized protein, with translation MKNKATHVCDLIISERLDILAVTEAWLTGDHRDNHALADIKVTLPGYEVHCAPRTARRGGGICIIHRKEFQVKEYTAANFQSFESVDLLITSTNQSSFRLLTVYRPHRSKVNPISMKQFFSDFSLLLEDLSVYPGKFAVVGDFNIHVDDLNDSDASTMLNILASADLVQHVKESTHKHGHTLDLIISRQCDDLVSDPITVIRGLRSDHYAVCCAINVSRPQLSKLVIRSRKLRDINRDDMQNDIKSSCLFDDAEDRDPSTLVKKYNSVLRVALDKHAPEYESLRGSKREKRRLERKWIKSGLTIDKDIFHSFCSDYRTSLESAKRVYYNTKLTSCNQRELFRTVDKLATAKPAKMLPDSCSLDNLTAQFQDFFDSKVDNIRSQLVSTDPGTLSVDISDSCKTELVKFCKVTDDEVRKIIMQSSKHLAPLIPFRHGYLQRCLIRSYLPSPKL, from the coding sequence atgaaaaacaaagcaactCATGTATGCGATCTCATTATCTCAGAAAGACTTGATATACTTGCTGTAACGGAAGCGTGGCTTACTGGAGATCACCGTGACAACCATGCCCTTGCAGATATCAAAGTCACCTTACCAGGTTATGAAGTTCATTGTGCCCCCAGAACTGCTCGACGGGGTGGAGGCATATGTATCATCCATCGGAAGGAATTCCAGGTCAAAGAGTACACTGCTGCAAACTTTCAGTCGTTTGAGAGTGTGGATCTCCTGATAACTTCAACAAATCAATCTTCCTTCCGCTTACTGACAGTTTACCGTCCACATCGCTCAAAGGTTAATCCAATATCAATGAAGCAATTCTTCAGTGACTTTTCCTTACTACTGGAGGACTTATCTGTTTATCCAGGAAAGTTCGCTGTCGTCGGTGACTTTAACATCCACGTTGACGATTTAAATGATTCTGATGCTTCTACTATGCTTAACATTTTGGCGTCGGCGGATCTTGTGCAACACGTTAAAGAAAGCACTCACAAGCATGGTCATACGCTTGACCTCATTATTTCGCGACAGTGCGATGATTTAGTCAGTGATCCTATTACCGTGATTCGGGGTCTTAGATCTGACCATTATGCTGTCTGCTGTGCCATAAATGTTTCAAGACCTCAGCTTAGTAAACTTGTCATTAGATCTCGTAAGCTTCGCGATATTAACAGAGATGATATGCAAAATGATATCAAATCATCTTGTTTGTTTGATGATGCTGAAGATCGTGATCCTTCTACTCTTGTTAAGAAGTATAACTCCGTGCTGCGTGTAGCATTAGATAAACATGCTCCTGAGTACGAAAGTCTCCGTGGGTCAAAAAGAGAGAAACGTCGTCTGGAGAGGAAATGGATCAAGTCTGGTCTTACTATCGATAAAGACATTTTCCATTCCTTCTGCTCTGACTATCGCACTTCGCTTGAGTCTGCAAAAAGAGTATACTACAACACCAAGCTCACGAGTTGCAATCAACGTGAACTTTTCCGCACTGTTGACAAACTCGCCACTGCTAAGCCAGCCAAAATGCTACCAGATTCTTGCTCTCTAGACAATCTCACAGCGCAATTCCAAGATTTCTTTGATTCCAAGGTGGACAACATTCGCTCGCAGCTTGTCAGCACTGATCCTGGAACATTGTCTGTCGATATATCTGATTCCTGCAAAACTGAGCTTGTAAAGTTTTGTAAGGTTACTGATGACGAAGTTCGCAAGATCATCATGCAGTCTTCAAAACATCTTGCACCCTTGATCCCATTCCGACATGGCTACTTGCAGAGATGCTTGATTCGCTCTTACCTGCCATCACCGAAATTATAA